The Zea mays cultivar B73 chromosome 7, Zm-B73-REFERENCE-NAM-5.0, whole genome shotgun sequence DNA segment ACAACTCACAGAACATCAACCAAAATTGCACGTCAAGGGTATTGGGTAAGAAACAATCAAACAAATCCTCTCTGTGTGCAAAGAAACACGGTGAGTCATGCCGAGATCATACTCATCTGATATACATGCTTACAGCTCACAAGACATTACAAACAACTCATATTGCATTACAAAGATCGTTTCATGAAAAATAAAATAGGCCGGACAGGACAAAAATCCTTGACGTGTAAAGTAAATTTACAACAAAAAAAAGCCATATGTCAAGCTAAATCTAATTCGTTTTACGTAGATCAACAACCTGTAGAAGGCAACAAAACTGAGCCACGCAGAAGTACAGAATGATTCCAGATGAACCATCGACGTGCTACGTAAAGAGAGTGACGAGTCATATACATTTGGCAAGAAACCATGAAGCTGCCTACAGCCGTCTCGGTGGCATAAgaacacaagaaattgtgttaatTAATCAAAGCTATAAATAACGCTCGCATGCCTGTGCACTTCTCCATCACCACCACTGGGTCTTCAGACCATTAGCTTTATCTACTCCAGAGCGCAGAAGAACCCGATCGACACCATGAGGGTGTTGCTCGTTGCCCTCGCTCTCCTGGCTCTCGCTGCGAGCGCCACCTCCACGCATACAAGCGGCGGCTGCGGCTGCCAGCCACCGCCGCCGGTTCATCTACCGCCGCCGGTGCATCTGCCACCTCCGGTTCACCTGCCACCTCCGGTGCATCTCCCACCGCCGGTCCACCTGCCGCCGCCGGTCCACCTGCCACCGCCGGTCCATGTGCCGCCGCCGGTTCATCTGCCGCCGCCACCATGCCACTACCCTACTCAACCGCCCCGGCCTCAGCCTCATCCCCAGCCACACCCATGCCCGTGCCAACAGCCGCATCCAAGCCCGTGCCAGCTGCAGGGAACCTGCGGCGTTGGCAGCACCCCGATCCTGGGCCAGTGCGTCGAGTTCCTGAGGCATCAGTGCAGCCCGACGGCGACGCCCTACTGCTCGCCTCAGTGCCAGTCGTTGCGGCAGCAGTGTTGCCAGCAGCTCAGGCAGGTGGAGCCGCAGCACCGGTACCAGGCGATCTTCGGCTTGGTCCTCCAGTCCATCCTGCAGCAGCAGCCGCAAAGCGGCCAGGTCGCGGGGCTGTTGGCGGCGCAGATAGCGCAGCAACTGACGGCGATGTGCGGCCTGCAGCAGCCGACTCCATGCCCCTACGCTGCTGCCGGCGGTGTCCCCCACTGAAGAAACTATGTGCTGTAGTATAGCCGCTGGCTAGCTAGCTAGTTGAGTCATTTAGCGGCGATGATTGAGTAATAATGTGTCACGCATCACCATGGGTGGCAGTGTCAGTGTGAGCAATGACCTGAATGAACAATTGAAATGAAAAGAAAAAAAGTACTCCATCTGTTCCAAATTAAAATTGGTTTTAACCTTTTAATAGGTTTATACAATAATTGATATATGTTTTCTGTATATGTCTAATTTGTTATCATCCATTTAGATATAGACAAAAAAAATCTAAGAACTAAAACAAATGCTAATTTGAAATGAAGGGAGTATATATTGGGATAATGTCGATGAGATCCCTCGTAATATCACCGACATCACACGTGTCCAGTTAATGTATCAGTGATACGTGTATTCACATTTGTTGCGCGTAGGCGTACCCAACAATTTTGATCGACTATCAGAAAGTCAACGGAAGCGAGTCGACTCAAAAAAAATGGGTTGTGGATGAGGCGTTAGGCCCAACTTATGGCAGTCCGATATCCACAATTCCTGGTCTATATATAGCTTCGCTGctatgtccttcgcctcccttaGTTAAAGACTCGAAGCTAAGCTTCATCGTTGTATCCGTCAGTTTAATGTAGCATATTAAGCACTTTGTGTTGGGTCAACATCGTCGGAGCTCGAGTACATAGTGAGTGTGATTTCATAGAGTAAAAGAAGAGTGGGATGAGTAAAATAAAAGTGGTGTAAGCAAAATAGAGAGTGATAGGTGCGAATGAATCCAAACATCTTCTCAACTTAAAGGCCAGCCATATTctaaaaaattaaaaaaataaaaaatataatttgTAGCCTTTAAACGGTTAAAAACTAGCTAACATGATATATGTATATAGATTAGAATATGTCATGTCGCTAAAGTCAGCAACTATCGACCTAACCGACCGTCTAACACGTTGGCTCCAACAATTACCAGCGATCGGTATCTAATTACCTCTTGTTCAACCATCGCCGGCTCCAACATAATGGATACCGATCCACCGGTCAGCAAGCCCACCAATCAACAGGCCAACGTTGACACCGGATCGCCGATCCGACCGCATCAGTCGGTATCCGGCAACGATTACTACTATACAAACAGTCAATAGGTACAAATAGGTAAGCGTGTCATTGGTCTCTTAGATGGATCTAACCGTAGATGCAATTGTCATTTGTTAGAGGAATTTTTATAAAGCCATATGAGATGCCAGTGGAAGAGTTTAAGTGCTAAATATGATCTACAGTGGACCAAAAACTCGCTTACACACTTGCACCTAATAGTTGTTTGTATAGTAATTGTTGCCATCGATATCTACCGAACAAGTCTAGGTCTATTTGGTTGGACTGTGACTACGAAAAAAGCTACTATAAACTGTGAGTTGTTAAAAAGATAAAAATTGTttagtggaaaccactaaaagttgcTAAAAATTCTTCCATAGTTATATCTGAAAGCCGTTAAAAACATGTTCAGATGTGATTTCAGTTTTACACTGCGAGAAAGTCAGCTTATAGATAAAGAAAAAATGATTATTAATTCCAacagtttggtttgacttttgattTTTAGAGACAAAAGCCAATAAAAACAGGTTTAGAGGTGCTTTCAGTTTTACACTGCCAGTAAGTCAACTTCTAGGGAAAGTTGTTTCCTATATACaactgtttggtttgactttttggAGCAAAAGTCAAAGCCAAAAATCAAATCAAACACACACTTGACACTGTTAGATATGATCTCTTAAACAATATCCAGCAATTCACTATTGACTGCACTATTTGTATATGATCTCTTAAACCATATCCAGCAATTCACTATTGACTGCACTATTTGTATAGTGGAGTTCGAATATGAAGATAAGTACGATGACGAAGATAGTCATACTCTTAGTTCAATTATATCCAATGCCCGATGCATTACAATTTGGTCCGCAAGTCACATGAAAAAGAGAAGCATTATTGCGCCAGCAGCTTCAGGGCCTCACACTTCCGTGCTGTTGCATCAAATGTTTGATTGATCCAGACAAGGGAAACTAAAAACACAATTGAGATTAATATAAACAAGAAGCTTACACCAGCATCTAACCAACTACTGTAGGAGCTTGTCTGTGTTATCAGTTGTTACATGTTATATAAGCCTCATAATAACCACTAAATTAACGAGATGATACATTCGAATACTACTACATACCTGGAAGGCCTTGCCCATCTTTCCATCAGCCTATTATCTACTCTAATGATTCTTCCCATAAACATGGGaccaaaggaaaagaaaaaaaaaacaagaaAATTAAGCATTTCGTGGTACAGATGCTGTATTTGAAAAACCGTTAGCTGCTTTTGGTGGTGGTGGCTTCTTCTTGTAGTTTGCTAAGCTACAGTGGGGGCAGATGTATTCCAAACCATCTGTCTTAGCGTAATCCTGCAAGTAAAGCACATGATGGCATCAAGTAACTGATTTCCGGCAAGGGTGAGATCAACACAACCCATCTTCTTGTTTACCTTGAAAGTGCCTAGTCCTTGTCGTCTGTCGCAACCAAAGTGAGCCCATTCACCACATAAACCGCAGTTCACCCAATCTCCAGGTGCGCTACTGAAATTACATAAAAGGAGCTGTTAGATATTAACATGATATTAGTATTTAGGCAGAGATTTGAAGGAAGATGCCCTCAAACCTGTGACAAAGTAAGCAGCATTCGCCATCCACGTCATCATGTGCCAACTCATATTCCAACAAGTATGTCTCGTAATGTCTTTTCAACGTGTTACCTACACCCTAAATATATACAGAGAAGTGCACAGAATTAGAACATCGCATTTAGCAGGACCAGAAATCGTATCAGAAAACTGAAATAAATGTCATACAGTCATTCTGTTTGTTGCGGTATGGTTACGCATCTTTGAAAAAACTTGACCCTTCCAGTTTATGCCATTACCCACATAAAATCCACCTCTAGACACCACCTAAAAGTAAAGAAAACATTTATCAGGAAACAGATTGATAGTACATGTCACTAGACCTTAGTTCTCATAAGTAAACTAGTGCAAAGAATTACCTCTTTGTACAGGTTATAAAGATCAAGGCGCTTGGCGTTAAGGATTGCATCAGGAAATTCAGCTAGTCCTCCGTGAGGTACAAGTCGATTGTGGCCCCTCTGGATTAAAAACTGCATGACATCCTTCAAAAAATCCTCCTACAAAAAAATGAAAAGAACAGCTCAGTTTCTAAACTGATTATGTATGGAAAACAACCATATCATCATCATGACTCATGGAGGTTAAAGTGTACCTCAGAGCACACTTGGATAGGCAACCTATCACATCCGTGTTTCTTCATTGGCAGAGGATTTAACTGAATGACTGAGGGAGTATGAGACGGCCCTGATGTTGATTTTCTGTGCGTGGTTGTGGCAGAAGAAACTGAATTGTGCTTCACAGTTGGTGCAGCTGGCAAGCTTGGCTTCACAATACTAGTTTCGTGAAGGGAAGTTTCAGGAAAACCCATAAATGGATGCATTTGTTGCTTTCGAGAGTGAGGAATGGGCCTCATAGTTGCAGGCTTTAATTTAGCCTTGACGGCTGACCATGAGGAAGGCCCTtccatcatatgcttcttgtctTCCAAAACTCCATTTGCACCCAACAGATTTTGTTTTGATTCTGAACCCACCTTTGTTCTGTCCTTGGTAAGGGAGGCTGACCATCTTGGAAGATGAAAATATGGACCATTTTCATTAGCCAAATCTTTGCACTGACTTGTGCAAAAGAATAATAGACGGTCTGCATCCCGCCTCTCAAATGAAGCAACAGGAGTACCATTTATACAACCAATACCAAGTGCAACCAAGCTCCTGTATGATATATCTGGCGCTAGATGCTTCAGAACCTAAAAATTCAAAGAAGAATGTTAGTTCAAGATGAACATTACTGGTTCAATATGTAAGGTTAGAAGTGCATAAGTGGGAAAAAAATATTATACAAGATCATATCAAAGCAGCATAAAATTCTAGCATGATTGTTAAGGCAGTGAGGCAACCTACGGCGGTCTACAACCTTTTTTCCTTTTAAGCACCTAAGGCACGACGCAAGGCGACTTCATAGACATATAAGGCAAATAATAACAAAAAATGCATAAGTAAATAGATAGACCATAGATATTATAGGACATACAAGTCCTAATACATAGCATAGTTTGCAAAATAACATAGTTGACAGTTCATAAGAACTAACAAGTTCACAATGCATAGTTCATAACTTCATAAACTAACAAATAGACCTGCTAATCTGAAAAATTATGAAGGGCCAACAACCAGGTTACGATAGCCCATGACCTCCACTCGGCACACAGGCCTAATCCACCACGCCAACATATCCCCGTTCAGGCATCCACCTCGGGTAACCATAGAACCTAAGCTGCTGATTTTCTTCCACATCCCCAGTCAAGCACCTCGGCACAGCGGGCAGGGCGAGCGGATGGCGCGGCGGGCAGGCAAAGCGCCGGGTGGGTGGCGCAGCGTGGCGGACGGGCACCCCGTTCCTATGCGTCCACGACAAGCGCTAAGACGTCGCCGTGGACGCCACCGTGGACGCCATAGACGCCATAAGCCCAGATGGTAAGGCGTCCGACCTCCAGCGCCTTAGCGCTTAACAACCACGAATTCGTGTGAGTGCATATTATATGCAAACAATGTCAGAAACAGACCTGTGCTGCCCACTTAGGAAGGGACATCCAAACTTCAAAGGTAGAAGCCCCACAAGCCGTGGACATGGAAGTTAAAGGCTCGCTTGATGGTAACTTGTCCTCACTATTTGATAGAGCACGGACTAACTGGCTCTTCTCAATAATTTCATTCTTGATGTGGCTCTCTAGAAGCTGCACAGACAGGTGAACACCATGTGACTTTACACAGCAAGACCAAAAAAGTATCCAAGGTCAAAGGAATATATACCTGGTCATCAAAACAAGTTTGTGCGCTACCAGAAACGAGGAGTGACACATGGGAAGAACTGCAAGTACTGATATCACAGCGCATAGTAACCATCCCACGTGGTAGAGATGCAGCTTCAAGAGGTGGTGGAGAAGCACTGTCAGACAGAAGGGAACAACAAATCAGTTTTCTACTTACAAAAACAATAATGATCTATGCCAAAGGCACATTGGCAATAAACAACAATCTCTGTACATATGAAGGCTCCCTCCTTAATAAATAAATGAAGATCACTTGTTCATTTTATTCCCCCCAATTATCTCCTTCTAGAAGTACGGTTGATATTTTGTTTTCATGAATTGAGAAGAATGATACACTACAGAGTAAGCATGATCAACCAACATAATCGTGCATGAGAACATGTAAAAAAATGATTAGTAATTCATGGACTCATCAAATGGTTACAAAGGTAAAAATGTAGAAGGTAAGTAGAACTAAAGAAATTAGAAAGCAATCCAAGGTACCTGATTCGATTCTGCAGTTTGCTCCCACGAATCTGTCAAAAAAACATGAGCTCTTTTATAGCAATTCCAGTATAGGAAAATAGAAGGTCATAAAGTTTGTAATAACTTAAATAATCAATCATTAAACATTTGCACCGTTGCTTTATGTGTCAGCATTCTTTAAACGAGACAAAAGGATAGCCAGCTCACAGGTTTAATCACACCCCATGCTAGAGAGCAGTTTTTGTGTGCACACAAGGGAAGGGAGGGGGCGTGGATGTCTGGACTATCCATTTTTGTCGGCCCGAACAACCTAAGGGCCTATTTGTTTGAGCTGCAGCTTTTGGAGCTTCTCTGAAAAGTTGGTATTGGGGTTTTGGTCCTAAGAAGCCAATGATAGATTTTTTATGATGTTATTAGCTTCCTAAACTCAGGAAGCTACCGAAAGCCCCAAAAAAAGTCTTTTCAGCTTCACATATGAACTCAGCATTTTTGAGATTTTGGCTTTCCGGACGCTAAATCAAAAAACTAGTTGTTTGTTAGAGCTTCTGGC contains these protein-coding regions:
- the gz27 gene encoding prolamin 27 kDa gamma zein precursor, yielding MRVLLVALALLALAASATSTHTSGGCGCQPPPPVHLPPPVHLPPPVHLPPPVHLPPPVHLPPPVHLPPPVHVPPPVHLPPPPCHYPTQPPRPQPHPQPHPCPCQQPHPSPCQLQGTCGVGSTPILGQCVEFLRHQCSPTATPYCSPQCQSLRQQCCQQLRQVEPQHRYQAIFGLVLQSILQQQPQSGQVAGLLAAQIAQQLTAMCGLQQPTPCPYAAAGGVPH
- the LOC100279908 gene encoding AT-rich interactive domain-containing protein 4; this translates as MSQIQSFSRNNCALLAVLCGKYAENRTPAARSGLEAKRPRPAYPFPELSSAGRLEVHTLFNPTPEQFLEAQRVVQPNFLYIQGQQLEDEKEIGSLVWGDADVSDPQAFSTLISPPFPTIVYLEVPIGEKLAQAVHSKGIPYVIYWRNSFSSYAASHFRHALMSAIQSSVSHTWDAFQLAHASFRLYCVRNNHVQSVKLGPRLLGDAPKINISPPETEMVDEEGSSEVTPAIKIYDEEINMKLLLCGVPCTLDPCLLGSLEDGLNALLNIEIRGSKLQNRISASPPPLEAASLPRGMVTMRCDISTCSSSHVSLLVSGSAQTCFDDQLLESHIKNEIIEKSQLVRALSNSEDKLPSSEPLTSMSTACGASTFEVWMSLPKWAAQVLKHLAPDISYRSLVALGIGCINGTPVASFERRDADRLLFFCTSQCKDLANENGPYFHLPRWSASLTKDRTKVGSESKQNLLGANGVLEDKKHMMEGPSSWSAVKAKLKPATMRPIPHSRKQQMHPFMGFPETSLHETSIVKPSLPAAPTVKHNSVSSATTTHRKSTSGPSHTPSVIQLNPLPMKKHGCDRLPIQVCSEEDFLKDVMQFLIQRGHNRLVPHGGLAEFPDAILNAKRLDLYNLYKEVVSRGGFYVGNGINWKGQVFSKMRNHTATNRMTGVGNTLKRHYETYLLEYELAHDDVDGECCLLCHSSAPGDWVNCGLCGEWAHFGCDRRQGLGTFKDYAKTDGLEYICPHCSLANYKKKPPPPKAANGFSNTASVPRNA